A window of Zingiber officinale cultivar Zhangliang chromosome 5A, Zo_v1.1, whole genome shotgun sequence contains these coding sequences:
- the LOC121980658 gene encoding squamosa promoter-binding-like protein 16 isoform X1: MDSDLKMPQWDFPELDRVTEANLVPMLDGSQLGSPQQLMVNGVECSVDLKLGGSSASGRREQPSTSTVTAITTVSSSGLSKRQRSLSNVAQIASCMVDGCKADLSKCREYHRRHKVCEVHSKTPVVLIGGQEQRFCQQCSRFHWLIEFDDIKRSCRKRLDGHNRRRRKPHPYLPNSETNSFGCAGIRFSAHSQAFTTASIEPNWSGIIKFKDDTGSTHHTASDLFDRNLSFSNSSHSYNKERKQFQFPFFQESESSLNNMTAIGSFVPSVVGGGGSSKMFANGLSQVFRSDCALSLLSSPNQTSGINPSSMMLSSDQVYIGQPLIASTQYGNLTQCSHSTASEAISPVRYSCSSIENVRTVLVSNADAAGVHCQGIFRTGNEGSSDKISEALPFSWE; encoded by the exons ATGGACTCGGATCTGAAGATGCCTCAATGGGATTTTCCTGAATTGGACCGTGTTACCGAAGCAAACCTTGTCCCCATGTTAGATGGATCACAACTCGGTTCTCCTCAGCAATTGATGGTGAATGGTGTGGAGTGCTCTGTTGATCTCAAGCTCGGGGGTTCAAGTGCCTCCGGCCGCAGAGAACAACCAAGTACATCGACAGTGACGGCGATCACCACAGTGTCTTCGTCTGGCCTGTCGAAGAGGCAGCGATCACTAAGCAATGTAGCTCAGATTGCCTCGTGCATGGTTGATGGATGCAAAGCCGATCTTAGTAAGTGCAGGGAGTATCACCGTCGCCACAAGGTCTGTGAGGTTCATTCGAAGACTCCGGTAGTTCTGATCGGAGGCCAAGAACAACGATTTTGCCAGCAGTGCAGCAG GTTTCATTGGTTAATAGAATTTGATGACATAAAGCGAAGCTGTCGTAAGCGTCTTGACGGGCACAATAGACGTCGAAGGAAACCCCATCCGTATTTGCCGAATTCAG AAACCAATTCTTTTGGATGTGCAGGAATCAGGTTTTCAGCACATTCTCAAGCCTTTACGACTGCATCGATAGAACCAAATTGGTCTGGAATTATAAAATTCAAAGACGATACGGGATCCACGCATCACACTGCATCGGATCTGTTTGACAGGAACCTCTCTTTTTCAAATTCTTCTCATAGCTACAACAAAGAAAGGAAGCAATTCCAATTCCCTTTCTTTCAAGAGAGTGAGAGCAGCCTCAACAACATGACAGCAATCGGATCTTTTGTTCCATCGGTTGTAGGCGGCGGCGGCAGCAGCAAGATGTTCGCCAATGGTCTAAGCCAAGTCTTCCGATCTGATTGTGCTCTCTCTCTTCTGTCATCACCAAATCAGACATCAGGCATCAACCCAAGCTCCATGATGCTATCATCCGATCAGGTCTACATCGGCCAGCCTCTCATTGCAAGTACGCAGTATGGTAATCTCACTCAGTGCTCTCACTCCACTGCATCGGAAGCCATTTCTCCAGTCAGATACTCGTGTTCGAGCATTGAAAATGTGAGGACTGTCTTGGTTTCGAATGCCGATGCTGCTGGTGTTCATTGTCAGGGTATATTTCGAACCGGCAACGAAGGGTCTTCCGATAAGATATCTGAAGCTCTTCCTTTCTCATGGGAGTAA
- the LOC121980658 gene encoding squamosa promoter-binding-like protein 16 isoform X2: protein MDSDLKMPQWDFPELDRVTEANLVPMLDGSQLGSPQQLMVNGVECSVDLKLGGSSASGRREQPSTSTVTAITTVSSSGLSKRQRSLSNVAQIASCMVDGCKADLSKCREYHRRHKVCEVHSKTPVVLIGGQEQRFCQQCSRFHWLIEFDDIKRSCRKRLDGHNRRRRKPHPYLPNSGIRFSAHSQAFTTASIEPNWSGIIKFKDDTGSTHHTASDLFDRNLSFSNSSHSYNKERKQFQFPFFQESESSLNNMTAIGSFVPSVVGGGGSSKMFANGLSQVFRSDCALSLLSSPNQTSGINPSSMMLSSDQVYIGQPLIASTQYGNLTQCSHSTASEAISPVRYSCSSIENVRTVLVSNADAAGVHCQGIFRTGNEGSSDKISEALPFSWE from the exons ATGGACTCGGATCTGAAGATGCCTCAATGGGATTTTCCTGAATTGGACCGTGTTACCGAAGCAAACCTTGTCCCCATGTTAGATGGATCACAACTCGGTTCTCCTCAGCAATTGATGGTGAATGGTGTGGAGTGCTCTGTTGATCTCAAGCTCGGGGGTTCAAGTGCCTCCGGCCGCAGAGAACAACCAAGTACATCGACAGTGACGGCGATCACCACAGTGTCTTCGTCTGGCCTGTCGAAGAGGCAGCGATCACTAAGCAATGTAGCTCAGATTGCCTCGTGCATGGTTGATGGATGCAAAGCCGATCTTAGTAAGTGCAGGGAGTATCACCGTCGCCACAAGGTCTGTGAGGTTCATTCGAAGACTCCGGTAGTTCTGATCGGAGGCCAAGAACAACGATTTTGCCAGCAGTGCAGCAG GTTTCATTGGTTAATAGAATTTGATGACATAAAGCGAAGCTGTCGTAAGCGTCTTGACGGGCACAATAGACGTCGAAGGAAACCCCATCCGTATTTGCCGAATTCAG GAATCAGGTTTTCAGCACATTCTCAAGCCTTTACGACTGCATCGATAGAACCAAATTGGTCTGGAATTATAAAATTCAAAGACGATACGGGATCCACGCATCACACTGCATCGGATCTGTTTGACAGGAACCTCTCTTTTTCAAATTCTTCTCATAGCTACAACAAAGAAAGGAAGCAATTCCAATTCCCTTTCTTTCAAGAGAGTGAGAGCAGCCTCAACAACATGACAGCAATCGGATCTTTTGTTCCATCGGTTGTAGGCGGCGGCGGCAGCAGCAAGATGTTCGCCAATGGTCTAAGCCAAGTCTTCCGATCTGATTGTGCTCTCTCTCTTCTGTCATCACCAAATCAGACATCAGGCATCAACCCAAGCTCCATGATGCTATCATCCGATCAGGTCTACATCGGCCAGCCTCTCATTGCAAGTACGCAGTATGGTAATCTCACTCAGTGCTCTCACTCCACTGCATCGGAAGCCATTTCTCCAGTCAGATACTCGTGTTCGAGCATTGAAAATGTGAGGACTGTCTTGGTTTCGAATGCCGATGCTGCTGGTGTTCATTGTCAGGGTATATTTCGAACCGGCAACGAAGGGTCTTCCGATAAGATATCTGAAGCTCTTCCTTTCTCATGGGAGTAA